The Pongo abelii isolate AG06213 chromosome 11, NHGRI_mPonAbe1-v2.0_pri, whole genome shotgun sequence genome includes a window with the following:
- the PTMA gene encoding prothymosin alpha: MSDAAVDTSSEITTKDLKEKKEVVEEAENGRDVPANGNANEENGEQEADNEVDEEEEEGGEEEEEEEEGDGEEEDGDEDEEAESATGKRAAEDDEDDDVDTKKQKTDEDD; the protein is encoded by the exons ATGTCAGACGCAGCCGTAGACACCAGCTCCGAAATCACCACCAAG GACttaaaggagaagaaggaagttgTGGAAGAGGCGGAAAATGGAAGAGACGTCCCTGCTAACGGGAATGCT AATGAGGAAAATGGGGAGCAGGAGGCTGACAATGAGGTagatgaagaagaggaagaaggtggggaggaagaggaggaggaagaagaaggtgaTG GCGAGGAAGAGGAtggagatgaagatgaggaagctgagtcaGCTACGGGCAAACGGGCAGCTGAAGATGATGAG GATGACGATGTCGATACCAAGAAGCAGAAGACCGACGAGGATGACTAG
- the PTMA gene encoding prothymosin alpha isoform X3 has product MSDAAVDTSSEITTKDLKEKKEVVEEAENGRDVPANGNAENEENGEQEADNEVDEEEEEGGEEEEEEEEGDGEEEDGDEDEEAESATGKRAAEDDEDDDVDTKKQKTDEDD; this is encoded by the exons ATGTCAGACGCAGCCGTAGACACCAGCTCCGAAATCACCACCAAG GACttaaaggagaagaaggaagttgTGGAAGAGGCGGAAAATGGAAGAGACGTCCCTGCTAACGGGAATGCT GAGAATGAGGAAAATGGGGAGCAGGAGGCTGACAATGAGGTagatgaagaagaggaagaaggtggggaggaagaggaggaggaagaagaaggtgaTG GCGAGGAAGAGGAtggagatgaagatgaggaagctgagtcaGCTACGGGCAAACGGGCAGCTGAAGATGATGAG GATGACGATGTCGATACCAAGAAGCAGAAGACCGACGAGGATGACTAG
- the PTMA gene encoding prothymosin alpha isoform X1, which translates to MSSPRGSSPTVSDLKQPGGLWGDLSRDLARQMQTFGPARVAAVGRRVERSADRRATCARATARTACPPGVSKARDALGGPGPRAPCARCVPRPARKARRAGDARLRAATSLPPLLPGASAARGRERAEPGSAERSGAVWTERADRWPGAARRTAAEGLPQARTPDPCWYWRPCGVEKVTGRPGPRCLLDLGRSPTPEDLKEKKEVVEEAENGRDVPANGNAENEENGEQEADNEVDEEEEEGGEEEEEEEEGDGEEEDGDEDEEAESATGKRAAEDDEDDDVDTKKQKTDEDD; encoded by the exons ATGAGTAGCCCGAGAGGCTCATCCCCGACAGTCTCGGACCTAAAGCAGCCCGGTGGACTTTGGGGCGATCTCTCGCGGGACTTGGCCCGCCAAATGCAGACATTTGGGCCTGCCAGGGTGGCGGCAGTGGGTCGTCGAGTCGAGAGGTCGGCCGACCGACGCGCGACCTGCGCGCGTGCCACTGCGAGGACTGCCTGCCCGCCGGGAGTCTCCAAGGCAAGGGACGCACTCGGCGGCCCCGGGCCACGTGCTCCTTGCGCGCGGTGCGTGCCGAGGCCCGCGCGCAAAGCCCGCCGGGCGGGGGATGCGCGCCTGCGCGCCGCGacctccctgcccccactgcTCCCCGGGGCTTCGGCCGCCAGGGGGCGAGAGCGGGCGGAGCCGGGGTCCGCGGAGCGGAGCGGGGCGGTCTGGACGGAGAGGGCCGACAGGTGGCCCGGAGCCGCTCGCCGGACAGCGGCCGAGGGGCTCCCGCAGGCTCGGACGCCGGACCCCTGTTGGTATTGGCGGCCGTGTGGTGTGGAAAAAGTTACCGGGCGTCCGGGGCCGCGCTGCCTTTTGGATCTCGGGCGGAGTCCCACCCCCGAG GACttaaaggagaagaaggaagttgTGGAAGAGGCGGAAAATGGAAGAGACGTCCCTGCTAACGGGAATGCT GAGAATGAGGAAAATGGGGAGCAGGAGGCTGACAATGAGGTagatgaagaagaggaagaaggtggggaggaagaggaggaggaagaagaaggtgaTG GCGAGGAAGAGGAtggagatgaagatgaggaagctgagtcaGCTACGGGCAAACGGGCAGCTGAAGATGATGAG GATGACGATGTCGATACCAAGAAGCAGAAGACCGACGAGGATGACTAG
- the PTMA gene encoding prothymosin alpha isoform X2 produces MSSPRGSSPTVSDLKQPGGLWGDLSRDLARQMQTFGPARVAAVGRRVERSADRRATCARATARTACPPGVSKARDALGGPGPRAPCARCVPRPARKARRAGDARLRAATSLPPLLPGASAARGRERAEPGSAERSGAVWTERADRWPGAARRTAAEGLPQARTPDPCWYWRPCGVEKVTGRPGPRCLLDLGRSPTPEDLKEKKEVVEEAENGRDVPANGNANEENGEQEADNEVDEEEEEGGEEEEEEEEGDGEEEDGDEDEEAESATGKRAAEDDEDDDVDTKKQKTDEDD; encoded by the exons ATGAGTAGCCCGAGAGGCTCATCCCCGACAGTCTCGGACCTAAAGCAGCCCGGTGGACTTTGGGGCGATCTCTCGCGGGACTTGGCCCGCCAAATGCAGACATTTGGGCCTGCCAGGGTGGCGGCAGTGGGTCGTCGAGTCGAGAGGTCGGCCGACCGACGCGCGACCTGCGCGCGTGCCACTGCGAGGACTGCCTGCCCGCCGGGAGTCTCCAAGGCAAGGGACGCACTCGGCGGCCCCGGGCCACGTGCTCCTTGCGCGCGGTGCGTGCCGAGGCCCGCGCGCAAAGCCCGCCGGGCGGGGGATGCGCGCCTGCGCGCCGCGacctccctgcccccactgcTCCCCGGGGCTTCGGCCGCCAGGGGGCGAGAGCGGGCGGAGCCGGGGTCCGCGGAGCGGAGCGGGGCGGTCTGGACGGAGAGGGCCGACAGGTGGCCCGGAGCCGCTCGCCGGACAGCGGCCGAGGGGCTCCCGCAGGCTCGGACGCCGGACCCCTGTTGGTATTGGCGGCCGTGTGGTGTGGAAAAAGTTACCGGGCGTCCGGGGCCGCGCTGCCTTTTGGATCTCGGGCGGAGTCCCACCCCCGAG GACttaaaggagaagaaggaagttgTGGAAGAGGCGGAAAATGGAAGAGACGTCCCTGCTAACGGGAATGCT AATGAGGAAAATGGGGAGCAGGAGGCTGACAATGAGGTagatgaagaagaggaagaaggtggggaggaagaggaggaggaagaagaaggtgaTG GCGAGGAAGAGGAtggagatgaagatgaggaagctgagtcaGCTACGGGCAAACGGGCAGCTGAAGATGATGAG GATGACGATGTCGATACCAAGAAGCAGAAGACCGACGAGGATGACTAG